The Hydra vulgaris chromosome 14, alternate assembly HydraT2T_AEP genome includes the window aaaaaaaaaaatcgtaaatcattttgaaaaggaAGGATTTGCTCGAAGTACAATATATGATAACCTAAAAAGACTTAAAACTGTTCAATCGTTTTCTGATAGAAAGCACCCTGGTCATCCGACATCCTGGACTAGAGAAAAGAAAGCCGAATTAACGAGACTTGTCAACAATCGAAAAGGGGTCAGTCAGAGAAAAATAGGTATTAAATTCGGTGTAAATCAATCGACAATTGGTcgtcagttaaaaaaaatgaatgttaaATATAGAAAACGTGAAAAGACTCCAAAATACACTATAGAACATATAGAACATATAGAAATAAAGGCAAAGAAAAGAAGCAGGAAACTAGTTAATCAACTCTATAACACAAAATCGCTTCTAGTCATCGATGACGAAGAATACTTTTGTTTTGCAGCGGACAACATGCCTGGAAATTCTGGATACTacacaaacaataaaaagacATGCCCAGAAAGTGTTCATTTTATAGGAAAAGAGAAATTTCCAAAAAGTTATTAATGTGGATAGCCATATCTGACCGTGGTATGTCAAAGCCATTGTTTCGCACTTCCAAGGCTGTAGCGATCAATTCATCaatctatattaatgaatgttTAGAAAAACGACCTCTTCCATTTATTTACAAGTATCATGGagattttaactatttattttggcCCGATTTAGCAAGTTCTCATTATTCTAAAGATTCTCTAAATTGGATGGACCAGTATGTCTATTACGCTGATAAAGAATCCAATCCCCCAAATGTGCCTCAAGCACAaccaattgaaaatttttgggGACATTTGGCACAGAAGGTTTACGAGGGAGATTGGCAAGCTTCAGCAGAGCAAGTTTTGATTGATCGCATTAAACTAAAACTACAAGAAattgatttaaactttttacagtCGCATATGAAAGGCGTCAGAGCAAAATTGAGATCAATTGCAGATGGTGgtgttttttcatataaaaaataatatatttttattaaaagataaatgctttgtttaaaaaaaatataatagtagtttgtttttttatttataaataagttattgacGTTTTTATTTTGTCCGATAACTTCCGCATCACCCGTTATTgcataagttttgttttaattttaaaattactgaaaaaacatttaaaaattataggatttgttattttaaataactaactATGACGCTAGTAGATGATACCATACAAATATCATACACAACAATGTAGCAATTCATTTAATCATACAAACTGTCAAAATTACGTACAAATGTGAGTGTGCTATAATTTTgactaatatttttgtatatgtttgtaaaattgatcatttcttcaaattatataaaattgttgtacTTCAgataagtaatgaaaaaaaattttaattttgtctaCACATTTTAACTAATGTAAACGCATTTCAAAAATACAGTTCCTCTCAACAATATGATTAATACATCCAAAATTTTTACATGATAATCATATTTTATGAGGTTGTGCTATAATTTAGTCcagtactttatatatatatatatatatatatatatatatatatatatatatatatatatatatatatatatatatatatatatatatatatatatatatatatacaagtatattaGATAAtgctaataattaaattattggtaaataaaaaaaattttgtttataaactcgCATTTACTTTCAAAATACTGCATATCCAATTACAGCTTATTAGCGAAATGCGGtatatccattttataaagttattatggaaagtttataaactttaaaagacctaaatatcttttaataatgattacacaggtcaacaaaaaaaaaattttttctggtgccgagcaaacaatttgttttttgtatagcatttctcattttgatttcaaatatgtaACTCTTTTTTTACCATcaggtcaagttgtaaagatatttagGTTCAAATCTtaagtattgttattgttgtaaaGATATTTAGGTTCAAATCTTAAGTATCTTAAgtacggaaaaaaacacatactgaaactttttagtccctgtgtaataagttTTCAGtattaatagatatttatattataataatttatacttattaaaCATGTCTATCACACttgttgaagttaaaaaattgataacggAAATGTTTATGAAGTTTAAGATCGAGACGGAAGAAATGCTGAAGCAACAAGAAAATACTTTTATCAACATAGTTAGTTctaacacaaaaatattaaatgatcgATTAGACAGAGTTGAACTTAACATACTTCAAAACTCAACCAAAATAGCATCAATTGCAAAGGAAGTAGAAGAAATcaaagaaagtttaaattttcatgaagatcttttcaataaaaaaataaaaaccgcCATTGATTGTCTCGCAAAAGAAAATCTGGCAAACATCAAAGTACAAAATAACAACcatgaacttataaaaataaataacaaactcAGAGAGATTGAGGATAGGTCAAGGCGTAATAATCTAAGAATTGATGGTGTCCCTGAAAATGACAATGAAAGCTGGGCTGAATGTGAAAAAAAGGTAAAAGAAATATTCAACAACATATTAGGAGTCAAAAGTGTAAACATTGAAAGAGCACATAGAATAGGCAAAGTTGTTCACAACAAACATAGAACAATAATCCTAAAACTTCtggattttaaagaaaaaactgaaattcTCAACAACTCTTACaaattaaaaggtaaaaatattttcatatatgaaGATTACTGTAACGAAACGAATGTTATACGAAAGACACTACGTGAAAAAATGAAAGTAGAAAGACAAGCTGGCAAATACGCGTACATTTCATACGACAAACTTATTGTACGGGATTggaattccaaaaaaaagtaatatcttatctttttaaatttattttttattttttatggtcTACAATAAGTTGATCACTAAGTCTTcctaaaagattttcaaattgtCGCATACTATTATTTATTGCTAAATCTAAATTATAGCGAAAATGGAAACagctaataatgattttgaaaaaaaagttaatttatttgaaacgtATAGACTACACCTAGACGACGAATCCGATCcggatattaattattttaatgaaattaattctCCTGAATTTGAAACCTCTTATTTTTATCCTAGTAACGTGAGCAAATATTTAAAAGGCGATAACAAAAGTGATTATCTTAATGCAGTCCACATTAATATACGTagcttaaaaaagaattttgaaaacttattaaattttattagcgAAGCGGaaagttcttttaatttaatttgtttaactgaaacgTGGTGTTAACgagcagattttaaaaataattcaaatctCCATCTCCCAGGTTTTGATCCAGTAATTTTAGAACGAATTACTAATAAGCGAGGAGgaggagttttattttttgttaaaaataacctTCTGTATAAAGTTCGAAGCGAAACGTGCGTTTCTGACGAAAACAAAGAGAAACTTTTAACAATAGAACTTACCAATAAGCGTTCAAAAAATATACTAGTAAGCTGTTGTTACAGGCCACCAGCTGGAAGAACTGAAAACTTTGgcaaatttttactaaaaaacaataaagcaaACTgatcttgaaaagaaaaaaaattacttgatagGGGATTTCAACATAAACTCCTTtgattattatgaaaatcaaagttcgagaaaattttttaatggtttttttgaaactgGAACAATACCTTTAATTAATCGCCCGACTAGAATCACAAGTCATTCATCATCattaattgataacattttaacaaccgatttttttaacaagtcgctaaaaaaaggaattataaaaacCGATGTTTCCGATCACTTcccgatttttttttctatatgtgttaatttaaaaaaagaaaagcagggaaaagtttttataaaaaaacggcttatcaataataataatttaaattctttcagAGAACAATTATCACTTGTAGATTGGggttatattaactttaatgataatatcaacataatctacgacaattttttcaaaacttttcacCAAGTGTATGATTCTAATTTTCCTTTAATTGAAATAGATTTAAGCGATAAAGAAATATCATCTCCTTGGATTACTAAAGGTCTCAGAAAATCGTCAAAAATTAAGCAGAAGCTTTACataaaatacctaaaatcaaaatctgaaaaacataaacaaaattataaaacttatacaaacttatttgaaaagcttcgcaaaagtgcaaaaaaaaa containing:
- the LOC136091135 gene encoding uncharacterized protein LOC136091135 gives rise to the protein MWIAISDRGMSKPLFRTSKAVAINSSIYINECLEKRPLPFIYKYHGDFNYLFWPDLASSHYSKDSLNWMDQYVYYADKESNPPNVPQAQPIENFWGHLAQKVYEGDWQASAEQVLIDRIKLKLQEIDLNFLQSHMKGVRAKLRSIADGGVFSYKK